From a region of the Fischerella sp. JS2 genome:
- the bchI gene encoding magnesium chelatase ATPase subunit I, whose translation MSPTAVARRVVFPFTAIVGQEEMKLALILNVIDPKIGGVMIMGDRGTGKSTTIRALADLLPEIPVVANDPFNSHPSDPDLMSDEIRQKLETGDDIPIEHKKVQMVDLPLGATEDRVCGTIDIEKALSEGVKAFEPGLLAKANRGILYVDEVNLLDDHLVDVLLDSAASGWNTVEREGISIRHPARFVLVGSGNPEEGELRPQLLDRFGMHAEIHTVKEPALRVQIVEQRAEFDQNPLAFVEKYQSQQQDLQQRIIKAQELLPSVNIDYDLRVKISEVCSELDVDGLRGDIVTNRAAKALTAFEGRTDVTIDDIRRVIVLCLRHRLRKDPLESIDSGYKVDKAFARVFGVELSEDTAQINGTGQLKAGVR comes from the coding sequence GTGAGTCCAACAGCTGTTGCGCGTCGTGTGGTATTTCCGTTTACGGCAATTGTAGGCCAGGAAGAAATGAAACTGGCTCTGATATTGAACGTGATTGACCCGAAAATTGGTGGTGTGATGATTATGGGCGATCGCGGTACAGGCAAATCCACAACTATTCGGGCGCTGGCTGACTTACTGCCAGAAATTCCCGTGGTTGCGAATGACCCCTTCAATAGCCACCCCAGTGATCCTGATTTGATGAGTGATGAAATCCGCCAAAAACTAGAAACTGGCGACGATATTCCCATCGAACATAAAAAAGTCCAAATGGTTGATTTGCCACTGGGCGCTACAGAGGACCGGGTTTGTGGCACTATCGATATTGAAAAAGCTCTATCTGAAGGTGTAAAAGCCTTTGAACCAGGACTTTTAGCAAAGGCCAACCGGGGCATTCTTTATGTGGATGAGGTAAACTTGCTTGACGATCACCTGGTGGATGTGCTATTGGACTCTGCTGCTAGCGGCTGGAACACAGTAGAAAGGGAAGGTATTTCTATCCGCCACCCGGCCCGTTTTGTTCTGGTTGGTTCCGGTAATCCAGAAGAAGGCGAACTACGTCCCCAGTTACTTGATCGCTTCGGGATGCACGCCGAAATTCACACTGTCAAAGAACCAGCACTCAGGGTGCAAATTGTAGAACAACGGGCTGAATTTGACCAAAATCCCCTTGCTTTTGTGGAAAAGTATCAGTCCCAGCAACAGGATCTACAACAGCGCATTATTAAAGCCCAAGAACTTTTGCCCTCAGTTAATATTGACTACGACTTGCGGGTAAAAATTTCGGAAGTATGTTCTGAACTTGATGTCGATGGTTTACGGGGTGATATTGTTACCAACCGCGCCGCTAAAGCCTTAACAGCCTTTGAAGGGCGTACCGATGTGACTATTGATGATATCCGTCGCGTGATTGTACTATGTTTGCGACACCGACTTAGGAAAGATCCCCTAGAATCGATAGATTCTGGTTATAAAGTTGACAAAGCCTTTGCACGTGTCTTTGGTGTAGAACTATCAGAAGACACCGCACAAATAAATGGTACTGGTCAATTGAAAGCAGGTGTTCGTTAA